From the Kogia breviceps isolate mKogBre1 chromosome 15, mKogBre1 haplotype 1, whole genome shotgun sequence genome, one window contains:
- the RPH3A gene encoding rabphilin-3A isoform X6 — translation MEEMEQERIGRLVDRLENMRKNVAGDGVNCCILCGEQLGAPGSACVVCEDCQKNVCTKCGVETSNSRPHPVWLCKICIEQREVWKRSGAWFFKGFPKQVLPQPMPIKKTKPQQPASEPAAPEQPTPEPKHPARAPTRGDSDDRRGPGQKTGPDPASAPGRGSYGPPVRRASEARMSSSSRDSESWDQSHGGAVGDPSRSPAGLRRTNSVQASRPTPASIQSPAAPQPGQPGPPGGSRPSPGPAGRFPDQRPEVAPSDPTYTGATAPPREERTGGVGGYSAVGAREDRVGHPVGPYSQASAAAPQPAAAPARQPPRPEEEEEEEANSYDSDEATTLGALEFSLLFDQDNSSLHCTIIKAKGLKPMDSNGLADPYVKLHLLPGASKSNKLRTKTLRNTRNPIWNETLVYHGITDEDMQRKTLRISVCDEDKFGHNEFIGETRFSLKKLKPNQRKNFNICLERVIPMKRAGTTGSARGMALYEEEQQVERTGDTEERGKILVSLMYSTQQGGLIVGIIRCVHLAAMDANGYSDPFVKLWLKPDMGKKAKHKTQIKKKTLNPEFNEEFFYDIKHSDLAKKSLDISVWDYDIGKSNDYIGGCQLGISAKGERLKHWYECLKNKDKKIERWHQLQNENHVSSD, via the exons AGCGCCGGGCTCTGCCTGTGTAGTGTGTGAGGACTGTCAGAAG AATGTCTGCACCAAGTGTGGGGTGGAGACCTCCAACAGCCGCCCACACCCTGTGTGGCTCTGCAAAATCTGCATCGAGCAGAGAGAG GTGTGGAAGCGCTCTGGAGCATGGTTCTTCAAGGGCTTCCCCAAACAGGTCCTCCCGCAGCCTATGCCCATAAAGAAGACCAAGCCCCAGCAGCCAGCCAGTGAGCCCGCTGCCCCTGAGCAGCCCACCCCTGAGCCCAAACACCCTGCCCGGGCTCCAACTCGAG gtgactctgatgaCAGGAGGGGCCCAGGTCAGAAAACAG GTCCTGACCCGGCCTCTGCTCCTGGGCGAGGAAGCTATGGGCCTCCTGTGCGCAGGGCCTCCGAGGCACGAATGAGCTCATCTAGCCGGGACTCAGAGAGCTGGGACCAGAGCCACGGCGGAGCTGTTGGTGACCCCAGCCGGAGCCCAGCAG GTTTGAGACGGACCAACTCAGTCCAGGCCTCTAGACCCACCCCAGCCTCGATACAGAGTCCAGCGGCCCCCCAGCCTGGGCAGCCAG GACCCCCAGGAGGCAGCAGACCCAGTCCCGGGCCAGCAGGACGTTTCCCAGATCAGAGACCAG AGGTGGCTCCGAGTGACCCCACCTATACAGGGGCCACCGCCCCACCGCGAGAGGAGAGAACGGGGGGAGTTGGGGGCTATTCGGCAGTTGGAGCCAGGGAGGACCGAGTGGGCCACCCAGTGGGCCCCTATTCCCAAGCGTCTGCTGCTGCTCCCCAGCCAGCCGCGGCCCCGGCCCGCCAGCCCCCACgcccggaggaggaggaggaggaggaagccaaCAGCTATGATTCAGATGAAGCAA CCACCCTGGGTGCCCTGGAGTTCAGCCTTCTCTTCGACCAGGACAACAGCTCCCTGCACTGCACCATCATAAAGGCCAAG GGACTGAAGCCCATGGATTCCAATGGTTTGGCCGATCCCTACGTTAAGCTGCACCTCCTGCCAGGAGCCAGCAAG TCCAACAAGCTTCGTACGAAAACCCTGCGGAACACCAGAAATCCCATCTGGAATGAGACTCTGGTCTATCATGGCATCACGGATGAGGACATGCAGAGGAAGACCCTCAG GATCTCTGTCTGTGATGAGGACAAATTTGGCCATAACGAGTTTATCGGTGAGACCAGATTCTCGCTCAAAAAATTGAAGCCCAACCAGAGGAAGAACTTCAATATCTGTCTGGAGCGGGTGATCCCG ATGAAGCGTGCTGGAACCACTGGGTCAGCCCGAGGCATGGCCCTTTATGAGGAGGAG CAGCAGGTGGAGCGTACTGGTGACACAGAGGAACGCGGCAAGATCCTGGTGTCCCTCATGTACAGCACACAGCAGGGAGGCCTCATTGTGGGCATCATACGCTGCGTGCACCTGGCGGCCATGGACGCCAATGGCTACTCAGATCCATTCGTCAAGCT CTGGCTGAAACCAGATATGGGAAAGAAAGCCAAACATAAGACTCAAATTAAGAAGAAAACCTTGAATCCTGAATTTAATGAG GAATTTTTCTATGACATCAAACATAGTGACCTGGCAAAGAAGTCACTGGACATCTCAGTCTGGGACTATGACATCGGCAAGTCCAATGATTACATCG GAGGCTGCCAGCTGGGCATCTCAGCCAAGGGAGAGCGCTTAAAACACTGGTACGAGTGtctgaaaaacaaagacaagaaGATAGAACGCTGGCACCAGCTACAGAATGAGAACCACGTGTCAAGCGATTAG